One window of Novosphingobium sp. 9U genomic DNA carries:
- a CDS encoding FtsW/RodA/SpoVE family cell cycle protein — protein MASSAPVASIATGNALVRYNRGRRSTFAIWWQEIDRVTLGLVLILMAIGTVSVAAASPASSRRLSTSAKHLSDLHFFFIHLRWQALGLIALFASSTLGKDTARRLGILVSGVMIFALMLVPFIGGEVNGARRWINLGISIQPSEFLKCGFPILLAWILSWRVRDGKIPVMQVTIGLMGLIAVLLMAQPDFGSTMLFSATWFVLILLSGLDVKRIAGAIGLGLVGITLAYFFYENGRNRIDAFLGGGSAYDQVALAERTLLNGGWLGTGFWMGTRKLSLPEAHTDYIFSVIGEEFGLWVCGVVILLYSAIMVRSIMRQIREDDLFTVLAGVGLAAQFGGQAFINILVNLQLFPSKGMTLPLVSYGGSSTVAMCTCLGLLLAITRRNPFIERERFSLSDVGEIA, from the coding sequence ATGGCGAGCAGCGCACCCGTCGCATCGATCGCCACCGGCAACGCGCTGGTCCGCTATAACCGCGGCCGCCGCAGCACCTTTGCGATCTGGTGGCAGGAGATCGACCGCGTCACGCTCGGGCTCGTGTTGATCCTGATGGCGATTGGCACGGTCTCGGTCGCGGCCGCCTCTCCCGCCAGTTCTCGCCGGCTGTCGACCTCCGCAAAGCACTTGTCGGACTTGCACTTCTTCTTCATTCACTTGCGCTGGCAGGCGCTCGGTCTGATTGCGCTGTTCGCCAGTTCGACGCTGGGCAAGGACACTGCGCGCCGGCTTGGCATCCTGGTCTCGGGCGTGATGATCTTCGCGCTGATGCTGGTCCCCTTCATCGGCGGCGAGGTGAACGGCGCGCGGCGCTGGATCAACCTCGGCATCTCGATCCAGCCCTCCGAGTTCCTGAAGTGCGGCTTTCCCATCCTGCTCGCCTGGATTCTGTCCTGGCGCGTGCGCGACGGCAAGATCCCGGTCATGCAGGTGACCATCGGTCTGATGGGCCTGATTGCGGTGCTGTTGATGGCTCAGCCGGACTTCGGTTCGACGATGCTGTTCTCGGCGACCTGGTTCGTGCTGATCCTGCTTTCGGGCCTGGATGTGAAGCGCATCGCCGGCGCCATCGGCTTGGGCCTCGTCGGCATCACGCTGGCCTACTTCTTCTACGAGAACGGCCGAAACCGCATCGACGCATTCCTCGGCGGCGGCAGCGCTTACGACCAGGTGGCGCTGGCCGAACGCACACTGCTGAACGGCGGGTGGCTGGGCACGGGATTCTGGATGGGCACGCGCAAGCTGTCGTTGCCCGAGGCGCACACGGACTACATCTTCTCCGTCATCGGCGAGGAATTTGGGCTGTGGGTCTGCGGCGTCGTGATCCTGCTCTACAGCGCCATCATGGTGCGCTCGATCATGCGCCAGATCCGCGAAGACGATCTGTTCACCGTTCTCGCCGGGGTCGGGCTGGCGGCGCAGTTCGGCGGTCAGGCCTTCATCAACATTCTGGTGAACCTGCAGCTGTTCCCATCCAAGGGCATGACGCTGCCGCTCGTCTCGTACGGCGGTTCGTCCACCGTGGCCATGTGCACGTGCCTGGGATTGCTGCTGGCCATCACGCGTAGAAACCCGTTTATCGAGCGCGAGCGCTTTTCGCTCAGCGACGTCGGAGAGATTGCATGA
- the murB gene encoding UDP-N-acetylmuramate dehydrogenase: protein MGQEPTSVRVERSRDTAALGQRVSTSLDTNGVRGKLTPEAPLAPLVWFKSGGVAEWLFEPKDLADLQAFLRGLDPAVPVMALGLGSNMIVRDGGVPGVVVRLGKAFAQVRRLDDVTLECGGGASGILVSSTARDAGIAGVEFLRSIPGTVGGFVRMNGGAYGGEVKDILVDCDVVLRSGELATLANHNLHYTYRHSELPEGAIVVAARFQGRPGEPAAIQAEMDRISASREASQPLRSKTGGSTFKNPPGEKAWELVDRAGCRGLSLGGAQVSEKHTNFLINTGTATSAEIEALGEEVRRRVKDNSGVELEWEIQRVGTK, encoded by the coding sequence ATGGGCCAGGAGCCCACCTCCGTTCGTGTCGAGCGCAGTCGAGACACGGCAGCGCTAGGCCAGCGTGTCTCGACTTCGCTCGACACGAACGGGGTGAGGGGAAAGCTTACTCCTGAGGCGCCACTGGCCCCGCTCGTCTGGTTCAAGTCGGGCGGCGTTGCCGAGTGGCTGTTCGAGCCAAAAGACTTGGCCGATCTGCAGGCGTTCCTGCGCGGGCTCGACCCGGCGGTGCCGGTCATGGCACTTGGCCTCGGCTCCAACATGATCGTGCGCGACGGCGGAGTTCCGGGCGTGGTGGTGCGGCTTGGCAAGGCCTTTGCGCAAGTGCGCCGGCTCGACGACGTCACGCTGGAGTGCGGCGGCGGGGCCTCGGGCATCCTGGTCTCTTCCACCGCACGCGATGCCGGCATCGCTGGTGTCGAGTTCCTCCGCTCGATCCCCGGCACCGTCGGCGGGTTCGTGCGGATGAACGGCGGCGCTTATGGCGGCGAGGTCAAGGACATCCTCGTCGACTGCGATGTCGTCTTGCGCTCGGGCGAGCTGGCCACGCTAGCCAACCACAACCTGCATTACACCTACCGGCATTCCGAGCTTCCAGAAGGTGCGATCGTCGTCGCCGCGCGGTTCCAGGGTCGCCCCGGTGAGCCGGCCGCGATCCAGGCCGAGATGGACCGCATCTCCGCCAGCCGCGAGGCCTCGCAGCCGCTGCGCTCCAAAACGGGTGGTTCGACCTTCAAGAACCCGCCCGGTGAGAAGGCTTGGGAGCTGGTCGATCGTGCGGGCTGTCGCGGGCTGAGCCTCGGCGGCGCGCAGGTCAGCGAGAAGCATACCAATTTCCTCATCAACACCGGCACCGCGACCAGCGCCGAGATCGAGGCGCTGGGCGAGGAAGTGCGCCGGCGCGTGAAGGACAACTCGGGCGTGGAGCTCGAGTGGGAGATACAAAGGGTGGGTACGAAGTGA
- the murG gene encoding undecaprenyldiphospho-muramoylpentapeptide beta-N-acetylglucosaminyltransferase gives MTAVSRHYVLAAGGTGGHLIPAFALALELEKRGHHVALITDERGAQIPGKPDSLPAHVLPPGRIAGLNPLGWLKGARGVLEGRRMALRLFESFKPTAVVGFGGYPALPTMLAARSAKIPTILHEQNAVLGRVNRFFASRVDAIATSFAQVDRLDAKLADKVTLVGNPVREEVLALREAPFPMFTGESLLRILVTGGSQGARVLSEVVPDGLAMLPTALRSRLQVIQQARPEDIEAVRHRYATHGIPAELATYFENMAERLAGAHLFIGRAGASTIAELSAVGRPAILIPLPIATDDHQAANTREIVAAGGARSVRQEKFTASELAKQIQAMAQHPETLANAAHAAWNCGYPNAAKDLADLVESFGVAPMMDVIRVGAKSAPAKNKEALALESAE, from the coding sequence ATGACTGCCGTGAGCCGCCACTACGTGCTGGCTGCCGGAGGGACCGGGGGGCACCTGATCCCCGCCTTCGCGCTGGCGCTGGAGCTGGAAAAGCGCGGCCATCACGTGGCGCTGATCACCGACGAGCGCGGCGCGCAGATCCCCGGCAAGCCCGACAGCCTGCCCGCGCATGTCCTCCCGCCCGGCCGCATCGCCGGGTTGAACCCACTTGGCTGGCTGAAGGGCGCCCGGGGTGTCCTCGAAGGCCGGCGCATGGCGCTCCGCCTGTTCGAAAGCTTCAAGCCCACGGCGGTGGTGGGATTCGGCGGTTATCCAGCTTTGCCGACGATGCTCGCCGCACGCTCTGCCAAGATCCCGACGATCCTGCACGAGCAGAACGCAGTGCTCGGCCGTGTGAACCGTTTCTTCGCCAGCCGCGTCGATGCGATCGCCACCTCGTTCGCGCAAGTGGATCGGCTCGATGCCAAGCTGGCAGACAAGGTGACGCTGGTCGGTAACCCGGTGCGTGAGGAAGTGCTCGCATTGCGCGAGGCGCCGTTCCCGATGTTCACGGGCGAAAGCTTGCTGCGCATCCTTGTCACCGGCGGCAGCCAGGGCGCGCGGGTGCTGTCCGAAGTGGTGCCCGATGGCCTCGCCATGCTGCCCACCGCCTTGCGTTCGCGCCTGCAGGTCATCCAGCAGGCGCGGCCGGAGGACATCGAAGCCGTGCGCCATCGCTATGCGACGCACGGCATCCCCGCCGAACTCGCGACCTACTTCGAAAACATGGCCGAGCGGCTTGCCGGCGCGCACTTGTTCATCGGCCGTGCCGGCGCCTCGACCATCGCCGAGCTTTCGGCGGTGGGCCGCCCAGCAATCCTGATCCCGCTCCCGATCGCCACCGACGACCACCAGGCCGCCAACACGCGCGAGATCGTTGCCGCAGGCGGCGCGCGCTCGGTCCGGCAGGAGAAGTTCACCGCCAGCGAACTCGCCAAGCAGATCCAGGCGATGGCGCAGCATCCCGAGACGCTCGCCAATGCGGCGCATGCCGCGTGGAATTGCGGCTATCCCAATGCGGCCAAGGACTTGGCCGATCTCGTTGAAAGCTTCGGCGTCGCGCCGATGATGGACGTGATCCGGGTGGGCGCAAAGTCGGCTCCGGCCAAGAACAAGGAAGCACTGGCGCTGGAGAGCGCGGAATGA
- a CDS encoding D-alanine--D-alanine ligase: MTLPKLHVVVLMGGWSNERPVSLMSGEGVAKALESKGHRVTRLDMGRDVAVKLAEAKPDVVFNALHGAPGEDGTVQGMMDLMGLTYTHSGLATSVIAIDKELTKQALVPHGIPMPGGRIVACEEIFERDPLPRPYVLKPVNEGSSVGVAIVTAEGNYGNPIARGAKGPWQDFDQLLAEPFIRGRELTTAVIGDRALLVTELKPKSGFYDFDAKYTEGMTEHVCPAEIPDEITQACKDIALRAHKLLGCKGTSRSDFRWDDEQGAEGLFLLEVNTQPGMTPLSLVPEQAKACGMDYPDLVEAIIAEALTDARAKAKSP; this comes from the coding sequence ATGACGCTCCCCAAACTCCACGTCGTGGTGCTCATGGGCGGCTGGTCGAACGAGCGGCCGGTCTCGCTGATGAGCGGAGAGGGCGTGGCCAAGGCGCTGGAGAGCAAGGGCCACCGCGTCACCCGGCTCGACATGGGTCGCGACGTGGCGGTGAAGCTCGCCGAAGCCAAGCCCGACGTCGTGTTCAACGCGCTCCACGGCGCGCCGGGTGAGGACGGCACCGTCCAGGGCATGATGGACCTGATGGGCCTGACCTACACGCACTCGGGCCTCGCGACCTCGGTGATCGCCATCGACAAGGAGCTGACCAAGCAGGCGCTCGTGCCGCACGGTATCCCCATGCCCGGTGGTCGCATCGTCGCCTGCGAGGAGATCTTCGAGCGCGATCCGCTGCCCCGGCCATATGTGCTCAAGCCGGTGAACGAAGGCTCGTCGGTCGGCGTTGCAATCGTCACTGCTGAGGGAAACTACGGCAACCCGATCGCTCGCGGCGCGAAGGGTCCGTGGCAGGACTTTGACCAGCTGCTCGCCGAGCCATTCATCCGCGGGCGCGAGCTGACGACGGCCGTGATCGGAGATCGCGCGCTTCTGGTAACCGAACTCAAGCCCAAGTCAGGCTTCTACGATTTTGACGCCAAGTACACGGAGGGCATGACCGAGCACGTCTGCCCCGCCGAGATCCCGGACGAGATTACCCAAGCCTGCAAGGACATCGCCTTGCGCGCACACAAGCTGCTGGGCTGCAAGGGAACGAGCCGCTCCGACTTCCGGTGGGACGACGAGCAGGGTGCCGAAGGGCTGTTCCTGCTGGAGGTCAACACGCAGCCGGGCATGACTCCGCTCAGCCTGGTGCCGGAACAGGCCAAGGCTTGCGGCATGGACTATCCCGACTTGGTCGAGGCAATCATTGCCGAGGCCCTGACCGACGCGCGCGCAAAGGCGAAGTCGCCATGA
- the ftsZ gene encoding cell division protein FtsZ, which produces MSINIGPPAIEELRPRILVIGVGGAGGNAIANMIQAQIEGVDFIVANTDAQALNSSIAENRIQLGPDITQGLGAGSRPEVGRAAAEETIEEIDRLLEGVHMVFIAAGMGGGTGTGAAPIIAKAARDKGVLTVGVVTKPFMFEGTRRMRSAETGIDELQKHVDTLIVIPNQNLFLVAKADTTFKEAFGLADEVLQQGVRSITDLMVMPGLINLDFADVRSVMGEMGKAMMGTGEGEGPNRALEAAERAIANPLLDGVSMQGAKGVIISIIGGDDMKLLEVDEAANHIRELVDQDANIIWGSAFNPDLQGKIRVSVVATGIEQSAEQAEIAARPVSFSGSRGPVRPGAAQPAQPVAATPTYSPAPASAYTPPAPPAAPAAAAPAAEPFDLGSDAELGEEDSAFDLGGAEELGGEDAGYGSAAPSPARPPVGLGAAQPAPAPQARRQDELNLQEEASEPAPAPGRRRTFLSEPAAAAPAPAAPAPAAPAPRPASTGSTLFERMSNLSRGAKPAATEDESEDDSGSISIPRFLGRQNNQ; this is translated from the coding sequence ATGAGCATCAATATCGGACCGCCGGCGATCGAAGAGCTGCGTCCCCGGATCCTCGTGATTGGCGTTGGCGGCGCTGGCGGCAATGCTATCGCCAACATGATCCAGGCGCAGATCGAAGGTGTCGACTTCATCGTCGCCAACACCGACGCGCAGGCGCTGAACAGCTCGATCGCGGAAAACCGCATCCAGCTCGGCCCCGACATCACGCAAGGCCTGGGTGCAGGCTCGCGTCCCGAAGTCGGCCGCGCCGCCGCGGAAGAGACGATCGAGGAGATCGACCGCCTGTTGGAAGGCGTGCACATGGTGTTCATCGCCGCGGGCATGGGCGGCGGTACCGGCACCGGCGCCGCGCCGATCATCGCCAAGGCCGCGCGCGACAAGGGCGTGCTGACCGTGGGCGTCGTCACCAAGCCGTTCATGTTCGAAGGCACGCGCCGCATGCGCTCGGCCGAGACGGGCATCGACGAGCTGCAGAAGCATGTCGACACGCTGATCGTCATTCCGAACCAGAACCTGTTCCTGGTAGCCAAGGCCGACACCACCTTCAAGGAGGCCTTCGGGCTCGCCGACGAGGTGCTGCAGCAGGGCGTGCGCTCGATCACCGACCTGATGGTCATGCCCGGCCTCATCAACCTCGACTTCGCCGACGTGCGCTCGGTCATGGGCGAGATGGGCAAGGCGATGATGGGCACCGGCGAGGGCGAAGGCCCGAACCGTGCATTGGAGGCTGCGGAGCGCGCCATCGCCAACCCGCTGCTCGACGGCGTGTCGATGCAGGGCGCCAAAGGCGTGATCATCTCGATCATCGGCGGCGACGACATGAAGCTGCTCGAAGTCGACGAGGCTGCGAACCACATCCGCGAGCTGGTCGACCAGGATGCCAACATCATCTGGGGTTCGGCGTTCAATCCGGACTTGCAGGGCAAGATCCGCGTCTCGGTGGTTGCGACCGGAATAGAGCAATCGGCCGAGCAGGCCGAGATCGCGGCGCGCCCCGTCAGCTTCAGCGGTTCGCGCGGGCCCGTTCGTCCGGGTGCGGCGCAGCCGGCTCAGCCGGTTGCCGCAACGCCGACCTACAGCCCGGCGCCCGCATCTGCCTATACGCCGCCCGCTCCGCCTGCCGCGCCCGCTGCTGCGGCTCCCGCGGCAGAGCCGTTCGACCTGGGATCGGACGCCGAACTGGGTGAAGAGGACAGCGCGTTCGACTTGGGCGGTGCCGAGGAACTGGGTGGCGAGGATGCCGGCTACGGTAGCGCCGCACCGAGCCCGGCTCGCCCGCCCGTCGGCCTGGGTGCAGCGCAGCCCGCCCCGGCACCTCAGGCTCGTCGCCAAGACGAGCTGAACCTGCAGGAAGAAGCCAGCGAGCCGGCACCGGCACCCGGCCGCCGCCGCACGTTCTTGTCCGAGCCGGCTGCTGCAGCGCCTGCTCCGGCGGCTCCTGCCCCGGCAGCGCCCGCGCCGCGTCCTGCCTCCACGGGCAGCACGTTGTTCGAGCGCATGTCCAACCTTTCGCGCGGTGCCAAGCCGGCGGCGACCGAGGACGAGAGCGAGGACGACAGCGGCTCGATCAGCATCCCGCGCTTCCTCGGGCGTCAGAACAACCAGTAA
- the murC gene encoding UDP-N-acetylmuramate--L-alanine ligase, giving the protein MKGVATDIGTVHFVGIGGIGMSGIAEVMHNLGYTVQGSDIAEGYVVEGLRARGIKVMIGHAAENVAGCAVVVTSTAVKRDNPEVVYALEHRIPVVRRAEMLAELMRLKNTVAVAGTHGKTTTTSMVACLLEAGGVDPTVINGGIINSYGSNARLGASDWMVVEADESDGSFLRLDGTIAVVTNIDPEHLEHYGSFDKVKECFVEFIENVPFYGAAVLCIDHPEVQAVISRVRDRRVITYGFSAQADVRGEAVTPVPGGNRFDVVVRERDGEQRRIEGIELPMPGRHNVQNALAAIAVAIEMGCDDEIVRGGFAGFGGVKRRFTKVGEVNGVTVIDDYGHHPVEIRAVLAAAREGVRGRVLAVVQPHRFTRLRDLMEEFQTAFNDADAVYVTPVYAAGEAPIDGVDAETLVAGLKARGHRDAHVVSGADDLAEALARTARPGDMVVCLGAGDITKWAAGLASAIGERVTA; this is encoded by the coding sequence ATGAAGGGCGTCGCGACCGACATCGGCACGGTGCACTTCGTGGGCATCGGCGGCATCGGCATGTCCGGCATCGCCGAAGTCATGCACAACCTGGGCTACACCGTGCAGGGTTCCGATATCGCCGAGGGCTATGTGGTCGAGGGCCTGCGCGCGCGCGGCATCAAGGTAATGATCGGCCACGCTGCCGAGAACGTCGCCGGATGTGCGGTGGTCGTCACTTCCACGGCGGTGAAGCGCGACAATCCTGAAGTCGTCTACGCGCTGGAGCACCGCATCCCAGTGGTCCGGCGCGCGGAGATGCTGGCCGAGCTGATGCGGCTCAAGAACACCGTTGCCGTCGCAGGCACGCACGGGAAGACCACAACGACATCAATGGTCGCCTGTCTGCTCGAAGCGGGCGGCGTCGATCCGACCGTGATCAATGGCGGCATCATCAACTCCTACGGTTCCAACGCGCGCCTGGGCGCCAGCGACTGGATGGTGGTCGAGGCGGACGAGAGCGACGGCTCGTTCCTGCGGCTGGACGGCACCATCGCGGTCGTCACCAACATCGATCCCGAGCACCTCGAACACTACGGCAGCTTCGACAAGGTCAAGGAGTGCTTCGTCGAGTTCATCGAGAACGTGCCGTTCTACGGCGCGGCGGTGCTGTGCATCGACCACCCCGAAGTGCAAGCTGTGATCTCTCGCGTGCGTGATCGGCGGGTGATCACCTACGGTTTCTCCGCGCAGGCGGATGTGCGCGGCGAGGCGGTGACGCCGGTGCCGGGCGGCAACCGCTTCGACGTCGTGGTGCGCGAGCGCGATGGCGAGCAGCGCCGGATCGAAGGCATCGAACTGCCGATGCCCGGCCGTCACAACGTCCAGAACGCGCTGGCCGCCATCGCCGTCGCCATCGAGATGGGTTGCGACGATGAGATCGTACGCGGCGGCTTCGCCGGCTTCGGAGGGGTCAAGCGACGCTTCACCAAGGTGGGCGAGGTCAACGGCGTGACCGTGATCGACGACTACGGCCATCATCCGGTCGAGATCCGCGCCGTGCTCGCGGCCGCGCGCGAGGGTGTGCGCGGCAGGGTGCTCGCGGTCGTGCAGCCGCACCGGTTCACCCGCCTGCGCGACCTGATGGAGGAGTTCCAGACCGCCTTCAACGATGCCGACGCCGTCTACGTGACGCCGGTCTATGCTGCGGGTGAGGCGCCGATCGACGGTGTCGATGCGGAAACGCTGGTGGCTGGCCTAAAGGCGCGCGGACATCGCGATGCGCATGTCGTGAGCGGCGCCGATGACTTGGCTGAGGCCTTGGCGCGCACGGCGCGGCCGGGCGACATGGTCGTATGCCTGGGCGCCGGCGACATCACCAAGTGGGCCGCCGGGCTCGCGAGCGCAATCGGCGAGCGGGTCACCGCCTGA
- a CDS encoding cell division protein FtsQ/DivIB, with translation MSQTIRRKATTVRKTAAAQDKKAKVSQAKARTGSAVDMAMAALPFTEAQLHRMFLILILAGAALLAWVVASAAGLPSFAGLQLAQVASDAGFEVRHVDVRGVKNINELKVYERALAQQDRAMPLVDLESLRQDLLALSWVKDARVSRQLPDTLVIDIVEREPHAVLRKADRFVLIDDTGHELETVARGRAQGKLIVSGMGAGQQVVALSKLLDAAPALKPRVQEAEWIGNRRWNVTFKTGQVLALPEGERESAGALVSFARLDGTNRLLGGKVTIFDMRAGDRIYLRIPGREAEAAALKAGATRKAGDN, from the coding sequence ATGAGCCAGACCATCCGCCGCAAGGCGACGACCGTCCGCAAGACCGCCGCTGCACAGGACAAGAAGGCCAAGGTCAGCCAGGCCAAGGCGCGGACCGGGTCGGCCGTGGACATGGCGATGGCGGCGCTGCCCTTCACCGAAGCGCAGCTGCATCGCATGTTCCTGATCCTGATCTTGGCGGGCGCGGCGCTGCTGGCCTGGGTGGTCGCGTCCGCGGCGGGGCTGCCCAGCTTCGCGGGGCTGCAGCTGGCGCAAGTCGCTTCGGATGCCGGCTTCGAAGTGCGCCACGTCGACGTCCGCGGCGTCAAGAACATCAACGAGTTGAAGGTCTACGAGCGCGCGCTAGCCCAGCAGGATCGGGCGATGCCGCTGGTCGATCTGGAGAGCCTGCGTCAGGACCTGCTCGCGCTCTCGTGGGTCAAGGACGCACGCGTCTCGCGCCAGCTGCCGGACACCCTGGTGATCGACATCGTCGAGCGCGAGCCGCACGCAGTGCTGCGCAAGGCCGATCGCTTCGTGCTGATCGACGACACCGGGCACGAGCTGGAGACGGTGGCGCGCGGGCGGGCGCAGGGCAAGCTGATCGTCTCGGGGATGGGCGCAGGCCAGCAGGTCGTGGCGCTGTCCAAGCTGCTCGACGCCGCGCCGGCATTGAAGCCCCGCGTGCAGGAGGCTGAATGGATCGGAAATCGCCGCTGGAACGTGACGTTCAAGACCGGACAGGTCCTTGCCTTGCCTGAGGGCGAGCGCGAGTCGGCGGGTGCTCTGGTCTCGTTCGCGCGGCTCGACGGCACCAACCGGCTGCTGGGCGGCAAGGTGACGATCTTCGACATGCGCGCGGGCGATCGCATCTATCTTCGTATTCCTGGTCGTGAGGCGGAGGCAGCCGCGCTCAAGGCTGGGGCCACGCGCAAGGCAGGGGACAATTGA
- the ftsA gene encoding cell division protein FtsA, which translates to MATSRSSVPRTSQPRISRVFGAVNIGSFRISAIVAGISDVGEVVVLGSGHRASQGVRRGYVTDMTAATYAIRDAIDRAEKMADTSVQRVWIGCSGAGLASQVAEVDAEIGGRRIEQEDIDMLLSSARDVIRPDGRMVLHAQPAQYRLDGAHGVANPKGLHAERLGVDIHIMLADGAPIRNLTEAVQSAHLEVEAVVGSPIAAGHACLSPEERDLGVALVEFGAEVTNVAVYSQGMLTGLTAIPMGSADVTDAIASAFGIRRFQAERLKCVNGSALASPADHREMIPVNAPGEEETGPVARHADDKNRIPRAELIAVITGQLGSLMEEVNKALKAMRFNGQRGKQVVFTGGGAELVGLADYAQAALGKPVRIGRVPHLSGLAEAHVKPGFSTLAGLVLYASADPIDIRTLSKRRQTSVRAERLGTVGRIYRAFREYF; encoded by the coding sequence ATGGCGACTTCGCGTTCTTCGGTCCCGCGCACGTCGCAGCCGCGCATCAGCCGCGTGTTCGGTGCGGTCAACATCGGCTCGTTCCGCATCTCGGCGATCGTTGCCGGCATCTCGGACGTGGGCGAGGTGGTGGTGCTCGGCTCCGGTCACCGCGCCAGCCAGGGCGTGCGGCGCGGCTACGTCACCGACATGACGGCTGCCACGTACGCGATCCGCGATGCGATCGACCGGGCGGAGAAGATGGCCGATACTTCGGTGCAGCGCGTGTGGATCGGCTGCTCGGGCGCGGGTCTCGCCAGCCAGGTCGCCGAAGTCGATGCCGAGATCGGCGGGCGCCGCATCGAGCAGGAGGACATTGACATGCTCCTCAGCTCCGCACGCGACGTGATCCGGCCCGACGGGCGCATGGTGCTCCACGCGCAGCCCGCGCAGTATCGGCTAGACGGCGCACACGGCGTCGCCAATCCTAAGGGGCTGCATGCGGAGCGTCTGGGCGTCGACATCCACATCATGCTCGCGGACGGCGCGCCGATCCGCAACCTGACCGAGGCGGTGCAGTCCGCGCACCTGGAGGTCGAGGCGGTGGTCGGCTCCCCGATCGCGGCGGGCCACGCCTGCCTCTCCCCCGAGGAGCGGGACCTGGGCGTGGCGCTGGTCGAATTCGGCGCCGAGGTCACGAATGTCGCCGTCTATTCGCAAGGCATGCTGACCGGGCTGACGGCGATCCCCATGGGCTCGGCCGATGTCACCGACGCGATCGCCTCGGCCTTCGGCATCCGCCGCTTTCAGGCCGAGCGGCTGAAGTGCGTTAACGGGTCGGCGCTCGCCAGCCCGGCGGACCATCGCGAGATGATCCCGGTCAACGCGCCCGGCGAGGAAGAAACCGGCCCGGTCGCGCGCCATGCCGACGACAAGAACCGCATTCCGCGAGCCGAACTGATCGCCGTCATCACCGGCCAGCTCGGCTCGTTGATGGAAGAGGTCAACAAGGCGCTCAAGGCGATGCGTTTCAACGGGCAGCGCGGCAAGCAAGTGGTTTTCACCGGCGGTGGCGCGGAGCTGGTGGGGCTGGCCGACTATGCGCAGGCCGCGCTCGGCAAGCCGGTGCGGATCGGCCGCGTACCGCACTTGAGCGGACTGGCCGAGGCGCATGTGAAGCCCGGCTTCTCCACGCTGGCGGGCCTGGTGCTCTATGCATCGGCCGATCCCATTGACATCCGCACGCTTAGCAAGCGCCGCCAGACCAGCGTGCGCGCCGAGCGTCTCGGCACCGTCGGCCGCATCTACCGCGCGTTTCGTGAATACTTCTGA